From a single Fulvivirga ulvae genomic region:
- a CDS encoding TonB family protein, producing MSSYINYLLEANICLLIFGLFYYLVLRNDTHFRFSRYYLLGSAALTLVIPLLHFNNPFTGDNAIPLVNDLQAITLPELIINLDNSPATETNGEAGLWSLPMIISLVYVGVIIVMLTLFLYQVYQIISFKRLKKDETIRHSEHLVIPTDGQLPTFAFFNMIFFDNTAPLSDLEKEKIMEHEAVHVSQRHTLDIMVMELVKILFWVNPVAWWMHKSLRDVHEYLADQSIIKYADSESYSSLLAKMALRQMSLSVGHHFNKSMTLKRIKMIKSPKTKFKNWKLASMIVVTTLVVTVFSCNDVNEVMETAVQKEIPASLEPELKRLQKQYPDAEFVYIETDAENKQRLENLGELDPKAIAYTREWKETGMIGIIVSKTGPVQNLPDADGVFTIVEETAVPEGGYEVMYAQLAEALTYPEQARKLGVEGKVYIEFIVDTDGSLTNITVKKGIGAGCDNAALEAMKTIGPFKPAKQRGKAVKQRLILPVSFKLDDETALSKINQEEIIIVQEKFNVKVERNGLAVSGKVTGPDGKPMPGTNVIIKGTNNGTVCDRDGTFKLTVFRKTDELVFSYVGFENQTLALAEY from the coding sequence ATGAGTAGCTATATCAATTACCTGCTTGAGGCCAATATTTGCCTCCTTATCTTCGGGTTGTTTTATTACCTGGTACTTCGAAATGATACGCATTTCAGGTTTTCCCGGTATTATCTGCTCGGGTCAGCTGCACTTACACTGGTTATTCCTTTGTTGCACTTTAACAATCCCTTTACAGGAGACAATGCCATACCCCTGGTCAATGACCTTCAGGCCATCACATTACCTGAATTGATCATTAACCTGGATAACAGCCCGGCCACTGAAACTAATGGTGAGGCCGGTCTCTGGTCATTGCCCATGATCATTTCGCTGGTATACGTTGGTGTAATCATAGTAATGTTAACACTGTTTTTATATCAGGTATATCAAATTATCAGCTTCAAACGGCTCAAGAAAGATGAGACTATTCGTCACAGTGAGCATTTGGTTATTCCTACGGATGGCCAGTTGCCTACATTCGCTTTTTTTAACATGATCTTTTTCGACAACACGGCTCCTTTATCAGATCTGGAGAAAGAAAAAATCATGGAGCATGAAGCTGTACATGTGAGCCAGCGTCATACGCTGGATATCATGGTAATGGAATTGGTAAAGATCCTGTTTTGGGTAAATCCGGTGGCCTGGTGGATGCACAAAAGCCTCAGAGACGTACATGAATACCTGGCAGACCAGAGTATTATCAAGTATGCTGACAGCGAAAGCTACAGCAGCTTACTTGCAAAAATGGCGCTCCGGCAAATGAGCCTCTCTGTGGGTCACCACTTTAACAAATCAATGACTTTAAAGAGAATCAAAATGATAAAATCTCCTAAAACAAAATTTAAAAACTGGAAATTGGCCAGTATGATAGTGGTAACTACACTGGTTGTGACGGTTTTTAGCTGCAACGATGTCAATGAGGTTATGGAAACTGCCGTTCAGAAAGAAATCCCGGCTTCACTGGAGCCTGAACTAAAACGTCTGCAGAAACAATATCCCGATGCGGAATTTGTGTACATAGAAACAGATGCAGAGAATAAACAAAGGCTCGAAAATCTGGGTGAACTGGATCCTAAGGCCATCGCTTATACCAGGGAATGGAAAGAAACGGGTATGATAGGCATTATTGTGAGTAAAACTGGCCCCGTGCAAAACCTGCCCGATGCCGACGGGGTATTTACGATTGTAGAAGAAACTGCAGTGCCGGAAGGTGGATATGAGGTAATGTATGCCCAACTCGCTGAAGCTCTAACATACCCCGAACAAGCACGAAAACTGGGAGTAGAAGGTAAGGTTTATATTGAATTTATCGTGGATACAGATGGAAGCCTTACCAATATCACAGTCAAAAAAGGTATAGGTGCCGGTTGTGATAATGCCGCCCTGGAGGCCATGAAAACCATAGGGCCGTTTAAGCCCGCGAAACAGCGGGGAAAAGCTGTAAAACAAAGACTAATCCTGCCTGTTTCCTTTAAGTTAGATGACGAAACTGCTTTATCAAAAATCAATCAGGAAGAGATCATAATCGTTCAGGAGAAATTTAACGTAAAAGTTGAGAGAAATGGCCTCGCAGTATCAGGAAAGGTAACAGGCCCTGACGGCAAACCTATGCCCGGAACCAATGTAATTATAAAAGGCACAAATAACGGCACCGTGTGCGATCGTGATGGTACTTTCAAACTAACTGTTTTCAGGAAAACCGATGAGTTGGTGTTTAGTTATGTAGGTTTTGAAAACCAAACCTTAGCCCTGGCTGAGTATTAA
- a CDS encoding BlaI/MecI/CopY family transcriptional regulator, with the protein MKELTKAEEQVMQILWQIEKGFVKDIIEKMDPPKPAYNTVSTIVRILEQKGFVAHNAYGKTHEYYPLIAKEKYSKFYFNNFLSGYFNGSFERLVSFFAKENDLDIKEVEELMRHARSEQKDKDNE; encoded by the coding sequence ATGAAGGAATTAACCAAAGCAGAAGAACAAGTCATGCAGATCCTCTGGCAGATTGAAAAGGGTTTTGTAAAGGACATCATTGAAAAGATGGACCCGCCGAAACCTGCGTATAATACTGTCTCTACCATAGTGCGTATACTGGAGCAAAAAGGTTTTGTTGCTCACAATGCCTATGGCAAAACACATGAGTATTATCCGCTGATTGCCAAGGAAAAGTATAGCAAATTCTACTTCAACAATTTCCTGTCAGGGTATTTCAATGGCTCATTTGAACGGCTGGTGTCGTTTTTTGCCAAAGAAAATGACCTGGACATCAAAGAGGTGGAAGAGCTTATGAGGCACGCCAGATCAGAACAAAAAGATAAGGACAATGAGTAG